A section of the Amblyomma americanum isolate KBUSLIRL-KWMA chromosome 2, ASM5285725v1, whole genome shotgun sequence genome encodes:
- the LOC144119577 gene encoding uncharacterized protein LOC144119577, translated as MRFTDNPFLLLVQVRKRYGVCIRSNNPFLLVLPCLRLLFDVTVSLRKLLLLGGDIEANPGPDTAQILTQLQEIASDIKEIKEKRLADIDNKLDALARLEKQVTSCQEQVAQMSEVIERLEERIDDLDNRSRRCNLIVYGLSESEEETKETLRERVNKDIVQDKLDLDAVAIERIHRLGQPAGNKIRPVIMKLLDYREKESILKRGFKLKNSDLFIGEDFSRKIRDIRKKLWDSAKPNRDNGDKVSLSFNKLYINGQAFVWDSENAVKVPFGKKNDKATTPESQNDNVSSPRMTRRRAHSKK; from the coding sequence ATGCGGTTCACCGACAATCCTTTCTTGCTTCTTGTGCAGGTGAGAAAACGCTACGGCGTTTGTATTCGCTCTAACAACCCATTCTTGTTGGTGCTGCCGTGCCTGCGGCTGTTGTTTGATGTTACTGTAAGCTTGCGCAAACTGCTATTGTTGGGGGGTGATATCGAAGCCAATCCTGGACCGGACACAGCTCAGATACTTACGCAGCTTCAAGAAATTGCCTCTGacataaaagaaataaaggagaagCGGCTGGCGGACATAGACAATAAACTCGATGCTCTTGCTAGACTAGAGAAACAGGTCACTTCCTGCCAGGAGCAGGTCGCTCAGATGAGCGAAGTCATAGAAAGGTTAGAGGAAAGAATAGACGACTTGGACAACCGAAGCAGAAGATGTAATTTAATTGTCTATGGCCTATCGGAGAGTGAGGAAGAGACCAAGGAAACACTCAGAGAAAGGGTAAATAAAGATATTGTCCAGGATAAACTAGATCTCGACGCAGTGGCCATCGAGCGTATCCACCGTTTGGGGCAGCCTGCTGGAAACAAAATTAGACCTGTTATTATGAAGCTTTTAGACTACAGAGAGAAAGAATCAATACTGAAACGAGGCTTCAAGCTTAAAAATTCCGATCTGTTCATTGGCGAAGATTTCTCGCGGAAAATTAGAGATATTCGGAAAAAGTTGTGGGACAGCGCGAAGCCTAACCGGGACAATGGTGACAAAGTGTCCCTTTCCTTTAATAAATTGTACATTAATGGTCAAGCATTTGTCTGGGACAGTGAAAACGCAGTGAAAGTGCCGTTtgggaaaaaaaacgacaaagcaACTACCCCAGAAAGCCAAAACGACAACGTCTCCAGCCCCCGAATGACGCGTCGAAGAGcacattcaaaaaaataa